Proteins encoded within one genomic window of Ferrimicrobium sp.:
- a CDS encoding septum formation initiator family protein, with protein MKVRRRVIIITALLLGVVVYATTVLPTSQLLNVIATKHHDTAELHQLQATNTKLEQSVAQLNSPQWIEQIARNEFGMYPTGSTPYQILPSSPLYQTPAPKS; from the coding sequence GTGAAGGTTCGGCGGCGTGTCATCATTATCACAGCACTCTTGCTGGGCGTAGTAGTCTACGCCACGACCGTTCTTCCAACGAGTCAGCTGCTGAACGTCATCGCGACTAAGCACCACGACACCGCAGAACTCCACCAACTCCAGGCAACAAACACCAAGTTAGAACAGAGCGTGGCCCAGTTAAACTCGCCCCAGTGGATCGAACAGATTGCACGCAATGAATTTGGTATGTACCCAACGGGGTCAACCCCCTACCAGATCCTGCCGAGTTCACCCCTCTATCAAACCCCGGCGCCGAAGAGTTGA
- a CDS encoding xanthine dehydrogenase family protein molybdopterin-binding subunit — protein sequence MSILGSRVIRKEDPALLRGEGRYVANLDLDHPLYACFATSPFAHATFTHVNTDDALGLPGVRHVLCGGDLDAAPIAPAIPDRPECARPVLATERVRYVGEPFALVLAETPQAAFDGAELVYADFDPLQAVIDPEQSMEDLVALFPGSTNIFAKSPDRPNANLFADADVVVTERLINQRLAPCSLETRAMAAVPTPDGRLVVYSSTQSAHGLRRTLVRCLNIDESSIVVRAQDVGGGFGAKVTVYPEDVAIAAAARKLRRPITWHEDRTRSMLGLVHGRAQIQYLELGATKEGKLVGYRLRIVQDSGAYPAFGALLPTLTCLMAPGTYLIPNVETSYVSVATNTTPISAYRGAGRPEAAAAIERMMDRLAAELAMDPVELRLRNLIPKEDFPLTTPTGANYDVGDYSRALSTLCERGGYAQLRDEQRRRRASAAPLQLGVGIAVYVEVTNGGGSSEYGRVEVQDDGVIVAYSGTSPHGQGHATAWSMLVANELGVDLDQVHVITGDTDLVPRGVGTFGSRSLQTGGAAVSGAAHELSIRAKQVAAATLEASEADIRLNADGAFVHGSPSTTLDWPTLARRARELDQPLDVTLDFAPADATYPFGAHLAVVEVDVETGRVHLISLNAVDDAGRILNPLLAEGQLHGGIAQGVAQALLEEFQYGADGSPLTPNFADYSIISAAELPSFDLFHQETPTFMNPLGAKGIGESGTIGATPAVWNAVIDALAHLGIRHINLPMSPQQVWRAITTMPAAERA from the coding sequence GTGAGTATTCTCGGTAGTCGCGTCATCAGAAAAGAAGACCCTGCGCTGTTGCGTGGAGAGGGTCGGTACGTCGCCAACCTCGACCTCGATCACCCGTTATATGCCTGCTTTGCCACCTCGCCCTTTGCCCATGCGACCTTCACGCATGTCAACACCGATGATGCCCTTGGTTTGCCTGGTGTGCGCCACGTCCTTTGTGGAGGGGACCTCGACGCCGCCCCCATCGCACCAGCCATACCAGACCGTCCAGAGTGCGCCCGTCCCGTGCTCGCCACCGAGCGAGTCCGTTATGTGGGTGAACCCTTTGCGCTCGTCCTCGCAGAGACACCTCAGGCGGCCTTTGACGGAGCGGAACTGGTCTATGCCGACTTCGACCCGCTCCAGGCCGTGATCGATCCCGAGCAGTCGATGGAGGATCTCGTCGCCCTTTTCCCTGGGAGCACCAACATCTTTGCCAAGAGTCCCGATCGTCCCAACGCAAACCTCTTCGCAGATGCCGATGTAGTCGTCACCGAACGTCTGATCAACCAACGTCTCGCTCCCTGTTCGCTCGAGACACGAGCGATGGCCGCAGTCCCCACGCCAGATGGTCGCCTCGTGGTCTACTCCTCGACCCAATCGGCGCATGGACTGCGAAGAACCCTGGTGAGGTGTCTCAATATCGACGAATCGAGCATCGTCGTGCGGGCCCAGGATGTCGGCGGAGGCTTTGGCGCTAAAGTAACGGTTTACCCAGAGGACGTCGCCATCGCCGCGGCGGCACGCAAACTTAGGCGACCCATCACTTGGCACGAGGACCGCACTCGCTCAATGCTTGGGCTCGTCCATGGACGGGCCCAAATCCAGTACCTCGAGCTCGGAGCAACCAAGGAAGGTAAGCTTGTCGGCTACCGCCTGCGCATCGTCCAAGATAGCGGTGCCTATCCTGCCTTCGGGGCACTGCTCCCCACCCTCACCTGCCTCATGGCGCCCGGTACCTACCTGATTCCCAACGTAGAGACCTCCTACGTATCGGTCGCCACCAACACCACCCCGATCTCGGCCTATCGCGGAGCTGGGCGGCCAGAGGCCGCTGCAGCCATCGAGCGCATGATGGATCGCCTCGCTGCCGAACTAGCCATGGATCCCGTCGAGCTACGATTACGCAACCTCATCCCGAAGGAGGACTTCCCCCTTACCACGCCAACCGGCGCCAACTACGATGTCGGTGACTACTCCAGGGCCCTTAGCACACTCTGCGAACGTGGCGGTTATGCACAACTCCGCGACGAACAGCGACGTCGTCGGGCCAGCGCAGCCCCCCTGCAACTCGGAGTTGGAATCGCCGTGTATGTCGAGGTCACCAATGGCGGTGGGTCGAGCGAGTATGGTCGAGTCGAGGTCCAAGATGATGGTGTCATCGTCGCCTACTCAGGCACTTCACCCCATGGGCAAGGACACGCCACCGCCTGGTCAATGCTCGTCGCCAATGAACTAGGAGTCGATCTCGACCAGGTACACGTCATCACCGGCGACACCGACCTGGTTCCCCGCGGTGTCGGTACCTTTGGTTCGCGATCGCTCCAAACAGGCGGTGCTGCCGTCTCTGGCGCTGCCCACGAACTCAGTATCCGTGCCAAGCAGGTGGCCGCTGCGACCCTCGAAGCCAGCGAGGCCGACATCCGACTCAATGCCGATGGCGCCTTCGTCCACGGCAGCCCCTCAACCACCCTCGACTGGCCAACCCTGGCACGACGAGCACGCGAGCTGGACCAACCACTCGACGTCACCTTGGACTTCGCTCCAGCGGATGCGACGTACCCCTTTGGAGCACACCTTGCCGTCGTCGAGGTCGATGTTGAGACCGGTAGAGTGCACCTGATCAGCTTGAACGCGGTCGACGACGCAGGCAGGATCCTGAACCCGCTGCTCGCGGAGGGACAGCTCCATGGTGGCATCGCCCAAGGAGTAGCCCAGGCGCTCCTCGAGGAGTTCCAGTATGGGGCCGATGGCTCTCCGCTCACACCCAACTTTGCGGACTACTCGATCATCTCGGCCGCCGAGCTGCCTTCATTCGATCTCTTTCACCAAGAAACGCCGACCTTCATGAATCCGCTGGGTGCAAAGGGGATCGGAGAATCTGGCACCATCGGGGCGACGCCTGCCGTCTGGAACGCCGTCATCGACGCTTTGGCCCACCTCGGTATCCGGCACATCAACCTACCGATGAGCCCCCAACAGGTCTGGCGCGCCATCACGACGATGCCTGCCGCCGAGCGTGCATAG